Within the Trichoderma breve strain T069 chromosome 3, whole genome shotgun sequence genome, the region TTATTCatcgtacatgtacattttTAACCTCTCAAACGTCTGGGCCACTCAACGGCTCATTTGACTTATCAATCCATACCGTCTTCAAGTCGggcatcttctcaaagttCTCGTCAAAAGGCCACATAGGTCTCCGTATCCGATGATGACCCAGCCTCTTTAAATCTTGGTCAACGCCGCCTGGCGTCAGCCCAAGCATCCAGCCCTTGGCCATATCATACAGCTGCGGCTCAAGGTACCCAATCTTAACAATGACAATGTCGGCGGATCGTGGGGTGAGATTTAGATCGGTAAAGTCCTTTTCTTTGTGGTACGGCTTTCGCAATTTGGTCAAGATGGCGTATACTGATCCAACTTGCAAGACAACTTCGGTTACGGCATCACGATCGCCGTGCTTGATGGAGTGAACTCGACCAGTCATTGTAAGCGGAGGTGCGTGTAGGTTGTCGACGTCGGCTCCAGCAGTCACAGTAACAGTTGCTCCAACACCTGCGGCAACGGCCGTCTCAATCGCCTTGGGCCCTGGAACACTTGCATAAATGACTGTGTATCCAGAATCAGGCGACTTGAACTCGGGCCGCTCAAGCAATCTCGTCAGTCCCCAAGTCATGTCTCCCGAGCCGCCAGCCGTGGGATTATCACCGGAATCAGAGATAAAGTATGGACGCTCCTCAGGAGGTGActtgacagcagcatccagacACTCGGCAAAACTGCCCGTGGGCGCAACAAACTTGAAGTCAGCTCGCGCATCCCAGAACaggttggccagcttctctgcTCCTCGAGCAACTGCCGCTTCATCCCATCCGGTGACAACAATGGCGGCGCGGTTTCTAGGCTCGTCAGCCCAGGCATAGCCCACCCAGATTGCCGCATCCAAAACGCCATCCTCAGCTTCCACTTCTGGTACTGCGGCGTAAATGTGCTTGGCAGGTTCAATTCGCGTCGAGGTCTGCTctccaggaagaagaatagGCACAGGAATCCAAGCTTCCAACGGCCGCACTCCAGGCTCCTTTCCCTGCAAGATGTTGACGAGGTTACGGCACGCTCGCTCTTTGGTGTCCATGGCATCTTCGTGCGGTGCCATGCGGTAGCAGGTGATGAGATCGCACATGTGCGCCAGCTCCCGCGAGACGTTGCCATGCAGATCCATCGACGCCGATACAATGACATCCGGGCCGATGACAGCACGAACGCGCCTCAGCAGCTCGGCTTCTACGTCGTCCAGCTCTTGCACGCACATGGCGCCGTGGATGTCGAACCACAAGCCATCGACCTTGTTCTCTGCGACAATCACCTGCAGCCTTtccacaatctccttggaGAGCGTCTCAAAGGCCTCGCGAGTCACAATGCCTCCGGGGAGCGCATGTCCGATGAGCGCGCCCTTCCACTCTGCATCTATCCCCAGCGGCTTATCGGCGTGGAGGAACTCGTATCGGTCGACAATCTCATCGCCGCGCTTGGGGTGGAAGGCCGGGGCAAGCGTGACGGCGGGCGAAAAGGTCGATGTCTCGCAGGCAAGGCCAGCAACGGCGATAACCGGACGCTTCGACATGTTCTGGTTGGCTGACGGCTTGCTGACCGTATCTCTGCTAGCCCTGGCTTGGTGCTATTGCTATCCTCCTCCACCCTTCTTATAGCCTCGCAGGTATTATCCAGACGTCGAGAAGAGCGGGGCGGGGAGGTAACTAgctgttttgtttgttgtctTCCgttccttgtccttgtcttttATCTTGACGATTTCGATTTCGTGTCATCAATACGGAGCGTTGGTTATCACTAAAGGCCGTTTACCCGCGCCAGTTGCTTCGAGTGAGACGAGGCTAGACTCGTTCCACGTCTGGTGATCAGTGGGGGAACAGCGCGGGGTATCACGACCAACAAGCTTGAGGTTTTAGATAAGTAAAAGATTGTCCGTAAATGGAAATCAGATGCAGGTCTGCCACTTTTACCCGACGGGGCTTGGCTTGGTTAAAGTTGATCTGGCCAATCTGCGATGAGGGAACAAGACGGCTTCACGATATCTGGGGATCAGCCATGAAGACTTCTCCATCGGGTGGCGTCCCGCTACGCTGCCGGTACCCGATGAACCCCTTCGGCGAACTTTTGATTGGGAAACTGTTGGCTATCAGGCGGTCTGCGGTGTCAATGGACTGGTTTTGCTCACGTTGCATCCGTGAGTTAGGCATGTCTTTAGATGTGTAAGATGTCTCTGGTATCTGCCGAGGGCCCGCAGCCGGGGATGAGGGGATGATTGCAGATGATTAATTTGGAGGAGGTGCGATAGAGGTCGAGGGGAATTAATATTAATCGCCCCAGCGCCAGCACTCATCAGTTGAACTCTGACTGATGCGACACCTTCAAGTATCGGTatagctacatgtacttacatACTTGCTGAGAGCAAGACGAACGTACACGATGCTTCGCAGCACCCCAACAGGGACTTGGATCCCGGCCTGGGTCCCGGAATCGACCACAACCGTCTCTGTTCTTCTGTTGATCTGCTCCATGGTTCAGTCCGCAACTGGTGGCTACGATGGCTCCATGCTCAACGGCCTGAACATTTTGCCTTCATACACAGATTACTTCAACTTGAACAGTGCTACTACCGGCCTCAACACCGCGTCCGTCTTTATcggcggcttctttggcCCGATTTTCGCTGGTGTCATGACTGATCGTCTCGGTCGTCGtcccgccatcttctgggGCTCAGTAGTCACGCTATTGGGCATTATTTTGCAAACCGCAGCACAAAACATTGCCATGTTTGTTGTTGCGAGAATCATCCTTGGATGGGGTAGTGCCATTTCGTCCGTTGCAGGCGCCGTCTATCTGAGTGAAACATTTGCGAGCAGATATCGCGCATGGGGTGTTGGTGTATGTGTTCACCTGTTTTATCTCACTCACCCAGGCAAAAAAAGTTGTTTATGAGAGCTGACCATTCATTTACTGTTTTCAGATTCTGAACAACTTCTACTATGTTGGTTCGCTAATCGCTGCCGGAGTCACTCTTGGCACAGGCCAGTGGCAGTCTACGTGGGCCTGGCGTGTTCCATCGCTGCTCCAGGgaatcttctcctttgcttGTATTCTCGTGCTGCCTTTTATTCCTGAATCACCCCGTTGGCTGGTCAGCAAAGAGCGCTACGAAGACGCTCGACTCTCTGTCGCTCAGACTAACGCCGATGGTGACATAACTAACCCGGTTGTGGTGGCCGTCTACAAAGAGATTGTCGACACTCTTGAatgggagaggaagaacGGCATGACGATGAGTCCCAGGGAAATCATCAAGACCCCGACGGCGCGAAAGAGAACCTTGATTGGAGCATCGGTCGGACCCTTCTCATGCATTGCTGGAAATGTCATCGCATCGTATTATCTTGGGAACGAGCTGGACACGGCGGGTATTACAGACTACAATGACCAACTCAAGGCTGtaagttaataatttacGCCTTGGAGAAAGCTGCTAATCGTCTGTATAGAATGTTGTCCTCAATGTCTGGTGTCTGTTCTGCGCATTCGGCGGCACTCATTTGGCCGCGGTATGGGGTCGAAAGCCCACTGCGCTGCTTTCACAGAGTCTCATGATTGTGTGCCTCTTTATCATCGGCGGCTTGTCCAAGATGTACGCTGATAACCCGGATGGTGCCTCCAATAGTTTGATCTACGGAGATGTTGCCGTCATGTTCATCTTCCAGGGAATTTACTCTATTGCTTTCACGCCCTTGCTATATCTTTACCCACCGGAGGTCATGAACTACCCTATTCGCGCCAACGGATTGGCATTGGCCAATTTTAGTTTGAATGGATTGGCGTTAGTATCCTCAAACATCTGTCTCTGTCTACTTTAGCTAACCATTTGCTCAGTCTCCTCCTCACGTTCGTGATGCCTATTGCGCTGACCAACATTGGATGGAAAACGTACATCATTAACGGCTCATGGGACATTGTCACGCTTGTCCTCATTGTAAGATATCCCAACAGTTCCGATATAGTGTATTTTTACAGTGCTAACGTAGACTAGGCCGTCTATTGGGTAGAGACAAAGGGCAAAACCTTGGAAGAAATCGACGCCATCTTCGAGGGAGAGAAGCATTCATCCGTGCCTGATATTGAGGATATCCGAACTGGCAAGAAGACTGTGGATGTGACACAAATAGAACTTGAACTCCACGACGAAATCGGGCTAAAGAGTCACGAGGCTTAAGAGACGAGCGAGGTCGCTATAGTGTTCTTCTTTATATGTCAtagctacatgtagtttAATGCCATCACGATGAGTAATGCCCAAACACCACGATGAAAGCAAAGCATTCACTGTAATGAAGCTATCAGTGGATGAAAATAGGTTAAAGAATATTACAACTATCAGCCAGAGAAGGTTTGCAACCTCCGCTCGaagaatataaatatacAAAATCCAATAAGTGTACCACTCCATTCTAACCAGCTACTCAAGCGCAATCAAACACATGAAAACGCAATCTATTTGCTGACCACCATCCCCCCTTTATAATTAGCCCCTTGCATTGATGCTGTGTCCAGTTCTACCCGACGCCCTCCACGAATATGCACCAAGCCCTTAGTATGCAGCCAGGCCCGAAGCACCATCTGCAACCGGGATGCCCTGTCCCTTGCCGAAAGATCCACCAATGGACTGCAGAGAGCCGTCAGCCTGGATCTTCCATGCAGCAATAGCACCAGCGCCACGGAGCAAGTTGTAAAGGTAAGTTCCGTCACTGCTCAAGGCAAGATCGACGGGCTCGCTTCCATCGCCAGTGAGGGCGGCGTCACCCTTGATCAGGGTGGCGGTGCCGTTCTTGGCAACAGAgtagctggagatggcgcTGGTGATGAAGCTGGCAGTGTAGGCGTACTTTTCGTCAGGGGTAACGACGACCCAGCATCCGTCCGTCTGTTGGTTCTTCTCGGACTTGGTGAGGGGCTCCAGGACGGGGGCTTGGCCGCCGTGCAGCTTGTACGTGGAGAGACCTGCGTTGCCTAGAGCAGGCAGGCCGGACTCGACGACGTAGAGGTTGTTGGAGCGGCCAAAGACTGCGCCAAAGGGACGGAGACCGCTGGATGAGACGGAGGTGAAGGGTGCTAGGCTTGCGTGTCCCGTGGATCCCACAGTGAAGATGTCGATGGTGCTGCCGATTTTGTTGGTAACAATGAGGGAGTGGCCATCAGGGGAAAATGCAACGGTGCCTGGAACACCAATAGGGTTGCTGGTGGCAATGGTGGAGTTTGTAATGGGCGAAAGAAGACCAGTGGCCCTGTTCACCTTGAAACCAAAGATGCCGGTTGAGGCGACGGACCCGTCAAGCACATAGGCATATCCATTGCTGCTCAGGGAAATGGAAAGGGGCTGATCACCGGCATAGATGGACTGGATCCTCTTGAGGTTGGATCCATTCACCTCGAAGACGGTGACATGGTCGTTGGCCGGGTTGACGGCATAGAGGAACCTGTGGTCAGCGCTGAGCTGAAGGCCCCCCTGAGTGTCAAAGTCGACGCCCTGGCCGTTGCCGCCGGTGGGATAGGTTCCGGTCTTGACCAGAGTGCCATCTGCACTGCGGGAGAATGCAATGACTTCGTTGTTGACGGCGTTTGTCAGGGCGAAGACGGcgcctttgctgccttgatTACCGCTGGGAGCGGCTAAGGCAGCAGAGAGGCCAGTAAGGCTGATGGAGGCGAGAGTAGAGAACTTCATGTTGATTATGATGATTGTATATCAAAAAGAGAATTATAAAATGATTGTAGAATTGATATTAGAGATTGTGGTAGTTGAATGAAAAGGTTGTTGCGAGGAGAGGAAGTGAATCTTGTGATGATGGAGCAGATGAGAGCAACTACGAGGAATCACGACCATCATTATATACCTTGAGTCTCTCTGCAACAGCATAGTTGATCCAAATTTAATTCCGCCATGTTGATGCCCCAATATCTCACCAACACGTCAACCTTGATGACAGTGGAGTTTGAAGTCCAGGGTTTCAAGGAATAAGGCTGAGCGGCTGAGCCCAACGCCTATGCTATACAGAGCATCGCCAATTCGCAAATAGATCCGTTCCCACAAAATGATTCCACTACCCAAGTCAAAACTATCCTTTGATTGACAATATAGAATAATCCCCCTTTCAGAAATTACCCCTTTGGGGTGGTAGAGCAAGTTTTCGTCGTGTAAACGTTGACATCATAATGGGTTGGCCTTGCGTTTCTATACCCGCACCAATTCGGACCAACAGGGCCGTTGTGGCTAGTAACCACCCATTGAGCAAATTAAGCTTGTTAACAAAGAAAGCTGTCAGCACTCAATGGTGGGAAATTTCGCATAGCTTCAGCCACTGGAGAGCTGTCAATTTGCCGGGGAATTAAAGCGCTGCCCAAGCCACTCAGCCGAGATCTGCACCCGATGCGGTGATTCCAAATTCTATGTGTCAAGCTTATATCAGCGCAACGTCGCTCTTCAAGCACGGCTGCAACTCTCTATTTAGTTGTTTTTGTTTAAGCAAGGGGGTATACTTTCGAGGGTTGCGAAAGTCTCATATTTGGTGTCTCGTTCGAATCGGTCGAAAGGTCTCTTGGCAGGTGGGATTTCTGTTCGGACGAATGTGAAATCATTTCGCGATGCGGCGATTTTTGAAGTCGCTGACAAAAGACATATTGaacatatatataactaGAATAGCATGTAGATTTTTGTTCAATTAATTAATCAATTCAACCTGACCATCAGTTCAAAAAAGTTCAAACGTCATAGAATACAGCAAACAGAGAGATTTACTCTTGTCACCCAATAAGCGCGCGCGCAAAATCACAGAGTTCACAATTACAGCTGCCCgacttttcttctccaaccCGGGCTCCAGCACCTCCACAAAATCATGGCTCCTCAGGTATGCATAACTCCTTCATCCTAGCCATGCTCAGTGCTAATTATATCTCTCTCCAGTTTACCGTCTATACTTCCGCAGCCTCGCAGTGGGCCCAAGTGGCGCATCTGGCATTGGTCCAGAAAGGCGTCCCTGAAGACAAATACGATCTCAAGGAGATCGCCCTCAGTAAGACCTAAGAAACCAAAGATTGCCCGCCTAAGCACATGTGGTAATAACATTTGCAATCATCTAGTGACGGGCGGAAATTTCGATCCTGAATATATCAAAGTCAACCCCAACGGCACCGTGCCTAGCCTCACTTCACCATCGCTCGACAAGCCGCTCATCCAAAGTTTGGACGTTCTTCGATACATTGACGCGTTTGATGGAGAGAGTGTCTTGGTACCTTCAGATCCCGCCGTCAAAGCTAAAGCGCAGCCCATACTCGATCTTGTCCACTCGGATGCTGCATCGACAAATACGATTCTCCTCCTCGCGagagacgacgaggagatgaaggggaaacagaacagcttcttcaaagattTCGTGGGCGCTCGACAGGAGAGACTCGAAAAAGAGCAGGCTGCAGACCCGAGCCACCCCTTCTACGGACCCAAGGTGCAGGAGAACGGCGGCCTCAACAAATTCTACACCACCGAGATTGGAGAGGAGCACAAGAAGTTCTTCAAGAACTCGGACGATGCCTACAAGGAGTTTGCTCAAGTTCTAGACAAGTTGGATTCGCTCCTGGTTCTACCGTATGCAGCTGGGGATGCTGTCACCGAAGCTGATTTCCATGCTACTGTTTGGCTGGCACATGCGTTGTTTGGAGCAGGCACTGATGCGACTCAAATCCAAGATTTCAGCGttctggagaagctgattCAGAAATCAGTCCCAAGCTTCACGATTGGAGACAAGACGAGACAGTGGTGGGCTTCCATCGCTGCCACTCCTGCATTCAAAAAGGTGTATCCCACATTGCATTAATGGTGGGTTTGAAAAAGGAATTGCATGGTAGAGTGGCCATTGCAAATGCTAGCAGTACTAGAAGACATGTTTGCGCGATGCATAATCTTGCATAATCTTGCACTCCATGTGGGCGTCAAACCCGATCGCTTCCATAGATAAACTCTGTATATCCCTCCAAAATACTAAGTCACATGTTCCATCTTTGTTGATGCCAACAGATaatccatcaccaccatctgAAATCGTCCCTGTTGTGGGGGGTATCGTAGGGGTCGTATTCTCCTTCAGCTTCCTTGGCAAGAATATCGGCCGAGCGCTCTGGCGGAGAGGGGGGAGTATCTTGCGAGATCGAAAGGTTTTCGAGGCTGGATGCAACATCGGCCAGAGTGGCCGAGTCTCTGCTCGAGCCAACGTCTTCGATGACATTCATGTCCTTTCCAGAATATATTAGAGCTACTAGCCAACTAAATTcaagaaaagggggggtgcTTGAGGTGTATCGAAGGAGGCACAAGATTGTGATTCAAGGAGGGAGACAAACCGTGGTAGCTTCCGAACCGGATGCCTCGTTGCGAGATGCCTGCTCTGGCTTGTTGTCGTGGCCATCTTGGCTCTCAGTATCCTCGATGATCTTGATTTCGATCTCgatctcgctctcgctctggTTCCAGACGATCTGACCAAGCGGCGAGGGAGGATGAAGTCGTCTGCCGGGCACCAAGAGCTCGATATGTGCGGCCCGAAGCTTTCTGGTCTGCTTGAGGTTATTCGCAAGTCTGACCATAGCAGCTGCGGATTGACGACTCAAGCCAAAATATTCGAGCTCGacctccacctcctcgaggctcttcattctcttcttctccgacaTAGTAAACAAACAGAAATCTCAGCTAGATGGCGgatttaaaaagaaagaaaatgacgATACATCAGGGAGCAGAAAGGGAAGTTGATGATTTGTGTGGGAGGGAGGTTGTTTGTTGTGGTGAAGGTGTAGCTTGGAAGATTCCGAGCCATAGGGCAGCTGCTAGGAGAAAAGGAACGTGGAAATTTCCCAACACGTCGGGATACACGCG harbors:
- a CDS encoding metallopeptidase family m81 domain-containing protein — protein: MSKRPVIAVAGLACETSTFSPAVTLAPAFHPKRGDEIVDRYEFLHADKPLGIDAEWKGALIGHALPGGIVTREAFETLSKEIVERLQVIVAENKVDGLWFDIHGAMCVQELDDVEAELLRRVRAVIGPDVIVSASMDLHGNVSRELAHMCDLITCYRMAPHEDAMDTKERACRNLVNILQGKEPGVRPLEAWIPVPILLPGEQTSTRIEPAKHIYAAVPEVEAEDGVLDAAIWVGYAWADEPRNRAAIVVTGWDEAAVARGAEKLANLFWDARADFKFVAPTGSFAECLDAAVKSPPEERPYFISDSGDNPTAGGSGDMTWGLTRLLERPEFKSPDSGYTVIYASVPGPKAIETAVAAGVGATVTVTAGADVDNLHAPPLTMTGRVHSIKHGDRDAVTEVVLQVGSVYAILTKLRKPYHKEKDFTDLNLTPRSADIVIVKIGYLEPQLYDMAKGWMLGLTPGGVDQDLKRLGHHRIRRPMWPFDENFEKMPDLKTVWIDKSNEPLSGPDV
- a CDS encoding sugar transporter domain-containing protein, which encodes MLRSTPTGTWIPAWVPESTTTVSVLLLICSMVQSATGGYDGSMLNGLNILPSYTDYFNLNSATTGLNTASVFIGGFFGPIFAGVMTDRLGRRPAIFWGSVVTLLGIILQTAAQNIAMFVVARIILGWGSAISSVAGAVYLSETFASRYRAWGVGILNNFYYVGSLIAAGVTLGTGQWQSTWAWRVPSLLQGIFSFACILVLPFIPESPRWLVSKERYEDARLSVAQTNADGDITNPVVVAVYKEIVDTLEWERKNGMTMSPREIIKTPTARKRTLIGASVGPFSCIAGNVIASYYLGNELDTAGITDYNDQLKANVVLNVWCLFCAFGGTHLAAVWGRKPTALLSQSLMIVCLFIIGGLSKMYADNPDGASNSLIYGDVAVMFIFQGIYSIAFTPLLYLYPPEVMNYPIRANGLALANFSLNGLALLLTFVMPIALTNIGWKTYIINGSWDIVTLVLIAVYWVETKGKTLEEIDAIFEGEKHSSVPDIEDIRTGKKTVDVTQIELELHDEIGLKSHEA
- a CDS encoding lactonase, 7-bladed beta-propeller domain-containing protein translates to MKFSTLASISLTGLSAALAAPSGNQGSKGAVFALTNAVNNEVIAFSRSADGTLVKTGTYPTGGNGQGVDFDTQGGLQLSADHRFLYAVNPANDHVTVFEVNGSNLKRIQSIYAGDQPLSISLSSNGYAYVLDGSVASTGIFGFKVNRATGLLSPITNSTIATSNPIGVPGTVAFSPDGHSLIVTNKIGSTIDIFTVGSTGHASLAPFTSVSSSGLRPFGAVFGRSNNLYVVESGLPALGNAGLSTYKLHGGQAPVLEPLTKSEKNQQTDGCWVVVTPDEKYAYTASFITSAISSYSVAKNGTATLIKGDAALTGDGSEPVDLALSSDGTYLYNLLRGAGAIAAWKIQADGSLQSIGGSFGKGQGIPVADGASGLAAY